The Pseudomonas parafulva genome includes a window with the following:
- a CDS encoding BON domain-containing protein encodes MKKFAIAAATATALTLTMANAAFAAQATQAPVMLAANTTTENAKQEGSDTWITTKVKADLLTEKGVPGSDIKVETSHGVVSLSSDVKVTASQKAEAVRIAKNIKGVKSVMADGLKAE; translated from the coding sequence ATGAAGAAGTTCGCCATTGCTGCCGCTACTGCTACCGCTCTGACCCTGACCATGGCCAATGCCGCTTTCGCAGCCCAGGCCACCCAGGCTCCGGTAATGCTGGCTGCCAACACCACCACTGAAAACGCCAAGCAAGAAGGCTCCGACACCTGGATCACCACCAAGGTCAAGGCGGATCTGCTGACCGAAAAAGGCGTACCAGGCAGCGACATCAAAGTAGAAACCAGCCACGGCGTAGTTTCTCTGTCCTCGGACGTAAAAGTGACCGCGTCGCAAAAAGCAGAAGCTGTGCGCATCGCCAAGAACATCAAAGGCGTCAAGAGCGTGATGGCTGACGGCCTGAAAGCTGAATAA
- a CDS encoding oxygenase MpaB family protein → MEALRRRIEKQAMSLTGLALGQLDLESPKGDPGLFGPNSISWRVHGDFPSMLVGGISALMLQLLHPLALAGVWDHSNFRHDLIGRLRRTSQFISGTTFGATEDAHWLIEKVRRIHLQVEGTAPDGRPYAASDPHLLTWVHVAEVSSFLAAHLRYRNPRLSLADQDAYYQEIALIAERLGAHDVPRSRREVAHYLHEMRPQLSCDARSQEVIGILLNAPAPSRLAKPVAKLMLHAGIELLPQWAQQQLGLEQGHWQKRLIHLGVHGTAPVLRWAMRDGSAHRARRRMGIE, encoded by the coding sequence CGTCGTATCGAAAAACAAGCCATGAGCCTCACCGGCCTGGCGTTGGGCCAGCTCGACCTGGAGTCGCCCAAAGGCGACCCTGGCCTGTTCGGGCCCAACAGCATCAGCTGGCGCGTGCACGGTGACTTCCCTAGCATGCTGGTCGGCGGCATCAGCGCGCTGATGCTGCAGTTGCTGCACCCGCTGGCACTCGCCGGGGTCTGGGATCACTCCAACTTTCGCCATGACCTTATCGGACGCCTGCGGCGCACCAGCCAGTTCATTTCAGGGACCACGTTCGGCGCGACCGAAGATGCGCACTGGTTGATCGAAAAAGTGCGTCGGATCCACCTGCAAGTCGAAGGCACGGCGCCGGATGGCCGCCCGTACGCAGCCAGCGACCCCCACCTGCTGACTTGGGTGCATGTGGCCGAGGTCAGCAGCTTTCTGGCCGCACACCTGCGCTACCGCAACCCCCGCTTGTCCCTGGCCGACCAGGACGCCTACTACCAGGAAATCGCCCTGATCGCCGAGCGTCTGGGCGCCCATGACGTGCCCCGCTCGCGCCGTGAGGTCGCACACTACCTGCATGAGATGCGCCCACAGCTGAGCTGCGATGCCCGCAGCCAGGAAGTCATCGGTATTCTGCTCAACGCCCCGGCACCCAGCCGGCTGGCAAAACCCGTAGCCAAGCTGATGCTGCACGCCGGTATCGAGCTACTGCCCCAGTGGGCACAACAGCAGCTTGGCCTCGAACAGGGCCATTGGCAAAAACGGTTGATCCACCTAGGCGTGCATGGCACCGCCCCGGTATTGCGCTGGGCCATGCGCGACGGCTCTGCGCACAGGGCAAGGCGCCGCATGGGCATCGAATAA
- the pnp gene encoding polyribonucleotide nucleotidyltransferase produces MNPVIKTFQFGQSTVTLETGRIARQATGAVLVTVDNDVTVLVTVVGAKQADPGKGFFPLSVHYQEKTYAAGKIPGGFFKREGRPSEKETLTSRLIDRPIRPLFPEGFMNEVQVVCTVVSTSKKTDPDVAAMIGTSAALAISGIPFEGPIGAARVAFHESTGYLLNPTYEQLAASSLDMVVAGTETAVLMVESEAKELTEDQMLGAVLFAHDEFQAVIQAVKELAAEAGKPTWDWQPAAANTELMNLVRAEFGEQVSQAYTITQKADRYTRLGQLRDEAIARLSNEEAGPTAGQIKEIFGELEYRTVRENIVNGKPRIDGRDTRTVRPLNIEVGVLPKTHGSALFTRGETQALVVATLGTARDAQLLDTLEGEKKDPFMLHYNFPPFSVGECGRMGGAGRREIGHGRLARRGVQAMLPSDSEFPYTIRVVSEITESNGSSSMASVCGASLALMDAGVPMKAPVAGIAMGLVKEGEKFAVLTDILGDEDHLGDMDFKVAGTAKGVTALQMDIKINGITEEIMEIALGQALEARLNILGQMNQIIAQSRTELSANAPTMIAMKIDSDKIRDVIGKGGATIRAICEETKASIDIEDDGSIKIFGETKEAADAAKQRILGITAEAEIGKIYVGKVERIVDFGAFVNILPGKDGLVHISMLSDARVEKVTDILKEGQEVEVLVLDVDNRGRIKLSIKDVAAAKASGV; encoded by the coding sequence GTGAACCCGGTAATCAAGACATTCCAGTTCGGTCAATCGACCGTTACTCTCGAAACGGGCCGCATTGCCCGTCAGGCCACCGGCGCCGTGCTGGTCACCGTCGACAACGACGTCACCGTGCTGGTGACCGTGGTCGGTGCCAAGCAAGCTGATCCAGGCAAGGGCTTCTTCCCGCTGTCGGTTCACTACCAGGAAAAGACCTACGCTGCCGGCAAGATCCCAGGTGGTTTCTTCAAGCGTGAAGGTCGTCCTTCCGAGAAAGAAACCCTGACTTCGCGCCTGATCGACCGTCCGATCCGTCCGCTGTTCCCTGAAGGGTTCATGAACGAAGTGCAGGTCGTCTGCACCGTGGTTTCCACCAGCAAGAAGACCGACCCCGATGTTGCCGCAATGATCGGTACCTCGGCGGCCCTGGCCATCTCTGGCATTCCATTCGAAGGCCCGATTGGCGCGGCGCGCGTTGCTTTCCACGAAAGCACCGGCTACTTGCTGAACCCAACGTACGAGCAACTGGCTGCCTCGAGCCTGGACATGGTCGTCGCCGGTACCGAAACCGCCGTGTTGATGGTTGAATCGGAAGCCAAAGAGCTCACCGAAGACCAGATGCTGGGCGCCGTGCTGTTCGCCCACGACGAGTTCCAGGCCGTTATCCAGGCCGTTAAGGAGTTGGCTGCAGAAGCCGGCAAGCCGACGTGGGACTGGCAGCCTGCTGCCGCCAACACCGAGCTGATGAACCTGGTACGCGCCGAATTTGGCGAGCAGGTGTCGCAGGCCTACACCATCACCCAGAAAGCGGACCGCTACACCCGCCTGGGCCAGCTGCGCGATGAAGCCATTGCCCGCCTGAGCAACGAAGAAGCCGGCCCGACCGCTGGCCAGATCAAGGAAATCTTCGGCGAGCTGGAATACCGCACCGTGCGCGAGAACATCGTGAACGGCAAGCCGCGCATTGACGGCCGTGACACCCGCACCGTGCGTCCGCTGAACATCGAAGTCGGTGTTCTGCCCAAAACCCACGGCTCGGCACTGTTCACCCGTGGCGAGACCCAGGCGCTGGTCGTTGCCACCCTCGGTACTGCCCGCGACGCACAGTTGCTGGACACCCTGGAAGGCGAGAAGAAAGACCCCTTCATGCTGCACTACAACTTCCCACCGTTCTCGGTCGGTGAGTGTGGTCGCATGGGCGGTGCTGGCCGTCGTGAAATCGGCCACGGTCGTTTGGCGCGTCGCGGCGTGCAGGCGATGCTGCCAAGCGACAGCGAATTCCCGTACACCATCCGTGTCGTCTCGGAAATCACCGAGTCCAACGGTTCGAGCTCCATGGCTTCGGTCTGCGGTGCCTCGCTGGCCCTGATGGATGCCGGTGTGCCGATGAAAGCACCGGTTGCCGGTATCGCCATGGGCCTGGTCAAGGAAGGCGAGAAGTTTGCCGTTCTGACCGACATCCTGGGTGACGAAGACCACCTCGGCGACATGGACTTCAAGGTAGCCGGTACCGCCAAGGGCGTCACCGCGCTGCAGATGGACATCAAGATCAACGGCATCACCGAAGAGATCATGGAAATCGCCCTGGGCCAAGCCTTGGAAGCGCGCCTGAACATCCTCGGCCAGATGAACCAGATCATTGCCCAGTCGCGTACCGAACTGTCGGCCAACGCGCCTACCATGATCGCCATGAAGATCGACTCGGACAAGATCCGCGACGTGATCGGCAAGGGCGGCGCCACCATTCGCGCCATCTGCGAAGAGACCAAGGCTTCGATCGATATCGAAGACGACGGCTCGATCAAGATCTTCGGCGAGACCAAGGAAGCGGCAGATGCCGCCAAGCAGCGCATCCTGGGTATCACTGCCGAGGCCGAGATTGGCAAGATCTACGTGGGCAAGGTCGAGCGTATCGTCGACTTCGGCGCCTTCGTCAACATCCTGCCTGGCAAGGATGGCCTGGTGCACATCTCCATGCTGAGCGATGCGCGCGTCGAGAAAGTCACCGACATCCTCAAGGAAGGTCAGGAAGTCGAAGTATTGGTACTGGACGTGGATAACCGCGGCCGTATCAAGCTGTCCATCAAGGACGTCGCGGCAGCCAAGGCGTCTGGCGTCTAA
- a CDS encoding DUF748 domain-containing protein produces MYKGLTRAIGALLALLALYSLLGFLILPGLALRIANQQLAHYATVPANLQRAEFNPFSLELTLWGLQIGEPGKEQVGFEKLYANLSLDSLWTGALHLDALELVKPRTEVLFAKDGTLNLTRLFQLPTSKSEPDTPPGDPFPLRIGSIKLEQGFVRFEDLRPSEPIEFLYDNLSLELKNLSTLANDNADMTMVANGPNGGRIDWQGTLSLAPIASEGTLKVSDSKMKLFWPYVRDAVPLVLEDGKLSLSTHYRLNLADKTELRLEKASVRVAPFAIKAPDGRPLARLASLELSDASVDLVKQQVTVGKVRSEKLETWAALEKGGQLDWQVLFAGEPGKPTPSEKAEPPTAGPAAAPRTPAAPSKPWQVLLNDVQLRNYRVHLADRTQKEPVTLDVGPLNADLKGFDSLNRKPFTVKFDTGIGKQGTLQGQGQVNLVPVWAKLDVGTRDIDLRLAQAYINPYILLELRSGMLDSDLKVDLKSASPLALTVSGKAQVNQLHTLDTIKSRDFVKWQQVNLDGLTYVHGDALSIDKVTLQQPYARFIINEDRTTNINDLLIPQPTDAPAKAKSQPASATAEKPLGIRIGQIVIKDGSANFADLSLTPNFATAVQQLNGQVGTIDNRKPLPAPVDVQGKVDRYAPVTIKGGLNPFDPLASLDIAAVFKRVELTTLTPYSGKFAGYRIRKGRLNLDLHYLITKGQLKAENKVVVEQLQLGDKVDSPDAVDLPIRLAVALLKDTHGKISIELPVAGDLNNPQFSVMPIVWQTLRNLVLRAAQAPFKLIGGLVAGGGAEDLGTVAFAPGSSELAGDAQASLDKLAEGLRKRPELRLEIEGTSAQASDGPILAQQRLEREYQATWYKILQRRGDKVPASASLMVVDEADKPAMLEGIYRSRLKQQPPAEWEQLDRDARTANLRNAVLKSWAESTALLRTLGQERASSIKDYLVDKAKLEDDRVYFIDTHLGQPEKDGRVVTPMHLDAD; encoded by the coding sequence ATGTACAAAGGACTGACTCGCGCCATCGGCGCATTGCTGGCGTTGCTCGCCCTGTACAGCCTGCTTGGCTTTCTCATTCTTCCGGGCTTGGCACTGCGTATCGCCAACCAGCAGCTTGCCCACTACGCCACGGTGCCGGCCAACTTGCAACGGGCCGAGTTCAACCCCTTCAGTCTCGAATTGACCTTGTGGGGCCTCCAGATCGGTGAGCCCGGCAAAGAGCAGGTCGGTTTCGAAAAACTGTACGCTAACCTGTCGCTGGACAGCCTGTGGACCGGCGCGCTGCACCTTGATGCCCTCGAGCTGGTCAAACCGCGCACCGAAGTGTTGTTCGCCAAAGATGGCACCCTCAACCTCACGCGCCTTTTCCAACTGCCCACCAGCAAAAGCGAGCCCGATACCCCCCCAGGCGATCCTTTCCCGCTGCGTATCGGCAGCATCAAGCTCGAGCAGGGTTTTGTGCGTTTCGAAGACCTGCGTCCCAGCGAGCCGATCGAGTTTCTCTATGACAACCTTAGCCTGGAGCTGAAGAACCTCAGCACCCTTGCCAACGACAATGCCGACATGACCATGGTGGCCAACGGCCCCAACGGTGGACGCATCGACTGGCAGGGTACGTTGAGCCTGGCGCCTATCGCGTCCGAAGGCACGCTCAAGGTCAGCGACAGCAAGATGAAGCTGTTCTGGCCCTATGTGCGCGATGCCGTGCCCTTGGTGCTGGAAGACGGCAAGCTCAGCCTGAGCACGCATTATCGGCTCAACCTGGCAGACAAGACCGAACTGCGTTTGGAAAAAGCGTCGGTGCGGGTGGCGCCCTTTGCCATCAAGGCCCCGGACGGTCGCCCGTTGGCAAGGCTCGCCAGTCTGGAGTTGAGTGATGCCTCCGTCGATCTGGTCAAGCAACAGGTAACGGTCGGCAAAGTGCGCAGTGAAAAGCTCGAAACCTGGGCGGCGCTGGAGAAGGGCGGTCAGCTCGATTGGCAGGTGCTGTTTGCCGGCGAGCCTGGCAAGCCAACGCCATCAGAAAAGGCCGAGCCGCCCACCGCAGGGCCTGCGGCGGCACCGCGGACGCCAGCGGCCCCGAGCAAGCCCTGGCAGGTGCTGCTCAACGATGTCCAGCTCAGGAACTACCGCGTGCACCTGGCAGACCGCACGCAAAAAGAGCCGGTCACCCTGGACGTAGGCCCCTTGAACGCTGACTTGAAGGGCTTCGATAGCCTCAACCGGAAGCCCTTCACGGTCAAGTTCGACACCGGCATCGGCAAGCAAGGCACCCTGCAAGGGCAGGGCCAGGTCAACCTGGTGCCGGTGTGGGCGAAGCTGGATGTCGGCACCCGGGACATCGACCTGCGGTTGGCGCAAGCCTACATCAACCCCTACATTCTGTTGGAGCTGCGCAGCGGCATGCTCGACAGCGACCTGAAGGTGGACCTGAAAAGCGCATCGCCGCTGGCCTTGACGGTGAGCGGCAAGGCCCAGGTGAATCAGTTGCACACCCTCGACACCATCAAGAGCCGGGACTTCGTCAAATGGCAGCAGGTCAACCTCGATGGCCTGACGTATGTGCATGGCGATGCCCTGTCGATCGACAAGGTGACGCTGCAACAGCCCTATGCACGCTTCATCATCAATGAAGACCGTACCACCAACATCAATGACCTGTTGATTCCACAGCCAACCGATGCGCCTGCCAAGGCTAAATCCCAGCCTGCAAGCGCCACCGCGGAAAAGCCACTCGGTATCCGCATTGGTCAGATCGTGATCAAGGACGGTTCGGCCAATTTCGCCGACCTGTCGCTCACGCCCAATTTCGCCACGGCCGTGCAACAGCTCAACGGCCAAGTCGGCACCATCGATAACCGCAAGCCCCTCCCTGCCCCAGTGGATGTGCAAGGCAAGGTCGACCGGTACGCGCCCGTCACCATCAAAGGTGGCCTCAACCCATTCGACCCGCTCGCGAGCCTAGACATCGCCGCCGTGTTCAAACGCGTCGAACTGACTACCCTTACACCCTACTCGGGCAAGTTTGCCGGCTACCGCATCCGCAAAGGCCGGCTGAACCTGGACCTGCATTACCTGATTACCAAGGGCCAACTCAAAGCCGAAAACAAGGTGGTCGTTGAGCAATTGCAGCTTGGGGATAAGGTAGATAGCCCGGACGCGGTCGATCTGCCGATTCGCCTTGCAGTGGCACTGCTCAAAGATACGCACGGCAAGATTTCAATCGAGTTGCCCGTTGCGGGCGATCTGAACAACCCGCAGTTCAGCGTAATGCCGATCGTGTGGCAAACCTTGCGCAACCTTGTGCTGCGCGCCGCGCAGGCACCGTTCAAGCTCATCGGTGGCCTGGTTGCCGGAGGCGGCGCCGAAGACTTGGGCACCGTCGCTTTCGCCCCTGGGTCCAGCGAGCTGGCAGGCGACGCTCAGGCGTCCCTGGACAAGCTCGCCGAGGGCCTGAGAAAGCGGCCGGAACTGCGCCTGGAAATCGAAGGCACTAGCGCCCAGGCAAGTGACGGCCCCATCCTTGCCCAGCAGCGCCTGGAACGGGAATACCAGGCCACTTGGTACAAGATCCTGCAGCGGCGCGGCGACAAGGTCCCGGCCAGTGCGTCCCTGATGGTGGTCGACGAGGCTGACAAGCCAGCGATGCTCGAAGGCATTTACCGCAGTCGCCTCAAGCAACAGCCCCCTGCCGAATGGGAGCAGCTTGACCGTGACGCGCGCACCGCCAACCTTCGTAACGCCGTGCTCAAATCCTGGGCCGAAAGCACAGCCCTGTTACGCACCCTGGGGCAGGAGCGCGCCAGCAGCATAAAGGACTACCTGGTGGACAAGGCCAAGCTTGAGGACGACAGGGTGTACTTCATCGATACCCACCTGGGGCAGCCCGAGAAAGATGGCCGCGTCGTGACGCCGATGCATCTGGATGCCGACTGA